CTCTAGGGGGGATGGTAGTCAACAACTGGAAAATTCCATGCAAAGTCATCCATTGTTCTCTCAAAAACTGGTGGGTGTGTGAGACCTACCACATTTAAGTGCGCATTGCATTGTATTGGTGTTCAATGACAAACGAACAAATGATTGCCTCATTGGCCATTACACTGCTTTGTAAATTGCATAAAACAACCAAATTACCTCCCATAAAGAATTGTAATATAATCAAACTTGGAGACTGAATCAAATGAAGTTCTCTACAAACCTAGATACCGAACAATGAAGAATCCATAATGTGAAGGAGGGGAGGGGGGCAAAAATCCAAGTTAAACTTCTACAATAATCAGAAAACGGGCAATTTATGGTTTTTCCAACTAAAATTGAAACAACTAGTTCCAAGACATGATAGACTACCAATAACTTCAATATTAGTCTATGTCATCTGGTCGAACATCCCATCTTACTTTCcgttttggttttgttttttcTGGTAATTTGGCGGGGACATACACGACGCCATCACTGTCCTCGTCTTCGTCACTCAGCCACCCGTAACAAGGCTTTCGTCGTGGGTTTGGAATGGTTCCAATGGGTGGCTGTGGAGGGAGGATGGTGAGGGGATCGATGCTGTTGGTCATATCAGGGTTACTATCTGTATTGATGGCAGGGACATTAAGATTAACATCAGCTCCACGAGAATCTTCCATGCCTGCAACAAGAAGAACACTATTCTGATCCTCCCTAATGACCAATATTATTACATTCTGTAATGCAATATTTCCGTAACCAAGAGAAGTGTATATGCACGCTATCAATTATTCAATTATGTACTAATAATTTTATCTCCATACAGTCAATAACTTACAAATATTGGTGAGGCATAACATTCAGTTAACTAATCAATATAACATTGAGAATCTCATATTGTACCTGTGTAGTCATTTCCTGATGCATTATCAGTGATGTCAGAGAAAGGAGGTTCAGCATCATTCAGGGGCTCAGCAGTACCAGCTTCTGTAGCATCTGGATTTTGTTCCAAGGCCTAAAAAAATGAAATCTTATGCTCAGAGAGTGATAATTGTCATAGATTTGTCAAGGAAAATTATCAAGTCCTGACCACAAGTAGTAGCTTTACATGCACATAATGAACATATATACAGGTAAATTTTGCAGATAGCATATCAATCAATTCATTGCCTCTTTTATACATATCTTTAGACCTATTATTCCTTACACAACACAGACTTATGGTCAAATCTATGAGGTCTACTGCAGAACACTTCACTGTAACTGAAAAGAATCTCAGTCTATGTCACAAGGTGGCAATCTTTTAATTGTCTTTAAACTTCAGTACTTTTAGATATAAGATATgtctttatttttttatttttattttttctatGGCTAAGTTATGTCT
This genomic interval from Apium graveolens cultivar Ventura chromosome 8, ASM990537v1, whole genome shotgun sequence contains the following:
- the LOC141677347 gene encoding uncharacterized protein LOC141677347 — its product is MASRGRGRPRKPRETRMDAAVDAMKDFGFEEKLIKSTVKELLKVYGGSDAWPLIEDGHYATLLDLLLKTNEGKECGNEASTSKNVEGASQLDQPEQTMALEQNPDATEAGTAEPLNDAEPPFSDITDNASGNDYTGMEDSRGADVNLNVPAINTDSNPDMTNSIDPLTILPPQPPIGTIPNPRRKPCYGWLSDEDEDSDGVVYVPAKLPEKTKPKRKVRWDVRPDDID